GTTGGGAATTTATATGTTAGGCTTTCTTGGTGGATCCATTGTTCGGAGCTCGGAAGTGGATTTTACGGCCCTAACCCATAAAGAGGCTTAAAATTTCAGTTTGTGTTCAACACAGCTTCTAGATGTTTCTGGTGCAATCGTCTAGACATCCAAAATCTGCCGGCACACCCATTGTGCGGTCTGGGTGTGGAGTGTCCAATCTCACTCGTCTTCCAAAGTTTCTGTGTCGGTAGCTTCCGTACCATGCTTACCTGTGTTACAGGCCTTTCCAAGTGCCTCGAAAACAACTACCTGATCTCTCATGTAGCTATCTACAGAAGCTCATTTAACGATGGAAGTAGGCTTTTGGTCTGGGTTGGCATATGGACTCTCGTTGGAGATTTCCTCAATGAATCCTTTCACACATCGGCGGACTAGATCTGCAGCCGCAGAAAATGCTACGTTGTTTTGAGAATCACGCTGAGAGTCACGGGCTGGctgttgcttttgctttcctttttccttcGGCTTAAGCAAGCGATCGCCTCCCGTGCTGCTGAGAATATCGTAGCCTATTCTGAACCCTGAGGACGTATGGGCCACAAAAAGGATGTACACATGGCTGCGGTGATTTGTAGCTTCCGTTGTGTGTATCTTGATGGGAACTGGTGTGTCTTTGGCTGGCGATTTGCTGTGAGAGTCGCCACCAGATAGAGGCAAATTAGAGCGTTGAGCAAAAATCGACGGATCCATCTTTCTCATTTCACAGCGGAGAGCGTGTTGAGTGAGCTGCTCAATAAATTGGCGAACAGTACTCCCTGTTCCCTCTTCTTGATCCGCGTTGAGAGTGGGTTGATCCGGTGCTAGCACTGTGATGTCAATTTGCGTGATTTTGCCGCGATTGTGATCCATTATACTAATCCGTGGGAAGCTGCATTGAGGCTCGGCTGTCCGGTCTTCTTTGAATGACTCGTTGGTTTGAGTCGGGTCATCCGGATTATGTCGATATCCAAGTGTGTGTATGAGAAAAGTGACTGCTCCAAGGTCAACTGGTCCCGTTGTCCAGCCACGCTTATGAAGAATAATGGACAAGGGAGGCAATCCAAGTTTGGAGAAATTGGGCACCATAACTTGCGCTGCATAGTCATATGATGGAGAATAAGTAGCATTCGTTCCACCAGTTATGCTCACTGTAATGAAGGGACCAGCCGCCTGAGATCCAACATGAAGTAGATACGGATAGATGGCCTGAAAGACGAGAAAGATGGCTCCGGCAGTCGTGAGCTTGATGTCGTATTCGGACTTTACATTGACTTCCGACAAGTCCAGCAGAGGCCCGCTTTTCGATCTGGTTGACTGTGGAAAGAAGCTCAATGACTGGGAGCCAACCTCGCCTCCCGAGACTTTGCTGCTGCTAATCTCGACCAACAGCTTCACTGATGCAGCATGAGATCTCTTAAGTCCCTTCTTTCCCTCTCTGTTCCCGCGGACATGATCAATGCTAACTGGACGACCAGTCAATGCAGACAGCCCAATTGCAATGCGAACTAGCTGCCCACCTCCTTCCAGAGTTTGGCCGTTCAAATGGACATGATTCAATTTGGATGAAGTGGATCGCAAGGCCGCCATTTCAGACAAGTTGAGTTATACTTGACGCTGATATCTTGAAGCCTCTCGAGCATTTGTGCAAAAGAAACAAGTTACAATTTTCACTTCAACTAGTCTCACCTTCGTTTGGTCATCCTGAGGCTGCGTCATCTTGGTATGAGTCACCATTAGGGGGGGGGCAGTCTACATTCCCAGGGGACTCTTCACGCTTAGCGAAGACCTAACTCTGAATATAACCAAATCGAGATTAATCTGAGAAATACGCTGAAATGAGTGGAATAGATGTAGAAATGGCAGTTGCCATGAAGTTATTTTTGTTCCTTCCGTGGTGATACTTCCTTCTATGAGAGAAGTGAGTATCTCGTCTTGAATCTTCCCTCTTCAAATCCCCAAATCCCTTCTCTAAATTTCGTCTCTCAATACTTCTGTAGTTATATACCCTGCAGACCTTTTGTAACATGTTTTCATCTACATCCAATACACGCAGCCTAAGAAGGACCATGTCCACCCGTTCAATACGAAAGCCGCGACGATCAGCCCCGGAGAACCCCGATTTTGCCATGCAGCATGCAACCGCTGCAACTGCAGCTTCGCGGGCAATGCGCTTGAGTCAAAACTCGTCTCGTGAATCAAGAAACCCTTACGAAAGGCTAGGTGGTCCAGGAAATGTGGCCATCCCTCGAAGGTGTCCCGGATCGAGCCTTCGGAGCACCAATGATAGCTCGTCGGTCAGTCAGGGCGACATGCCTAAAGTCTCAAAGCCTCGCCTGTCCAAGGAAAGGACTGGTACATCGGCTCGAAGTCATTGCTTCGATGACCCTGCCGCTCTTCCACCAATCACAGAACTTGACGGACTCGATGGGCGAGATAGCTCAGTGCCCTCTTCATATCGTCGATTGCGCAAGGCCAAGTCAATGTTCTCGACCAGGCAGCGAACTTCACAGACCCCATATGGAGTGCCTTCCCTTCCTTGTGGTGATCCACTTGACCCCGAGCGCAGCCCTGGATTTCAGCTGCCGCGAACAATGAGACGATCCTTGTCTTTTCTTCGAGGAAGTTGTCAATCCACACCAGTCAGTCCAACTGCTAAGGGTCATGATGCAGCTATTCAGCTTGCCCGTAGCCAATTTTCCCACGATCCCCACAGTAGTTTTCAAACTCGCCGGTCGTCTTTCTTGCTCAGACGCAAGAAGGAGCACAGGCCATTTCGAAAATCGTTTCGGGCCACGAGTGAAGGTGGTTTCGATACTGGGCGTTCTCATCGGTCCATTTCAACCTCCATCAAAAATAAATTCAGACGCGTGTTTGGGTTTTCCAAGTTGCCGGATCAACAATCTGCGCCACTTGGTGACCCAAAGGATTCTGAGGCGCCTGTGGCAACTCCGGTTGGGAAAAGCACAGAAAAATGCTCTCCACGCAAACTTACTGCCACTGAAGACGGTATTTACTCCAACGATTTCCAGCCAATGCCCCAGTCACCCAGCCGTGATATTCTCTGCACTTCCAATTCGCGCGTCACCAGTTGGGCTGATTCAACCATGCCAAACACAGTTACAGGCCGGAAGCAAGGACATCGCCAATCTCTCTCTTTAATCAGAGAGGACGGGGATCCGTACCAGCAAATACCACGGACGCCTGTGATGGAAGATACCGAAAATGAGTCTCCTTTGGCTGTGAGAGCGAGCCCTCAACGAATTAGCATTGTTGACAGTCAAGATTTGTACACTGCGTTGATGAAACAGATGGCCCACAACTCCATGTTCGATCCCAATGAGGAGATGGTTTTCGGCAATGTGCCACAGCATCGTGTGATTCCAGAGCGAACGAACTCGGTCTACTCTCAACGTGGCCGACGCAGTATCCGTCCTGTCCCAAGCCAAGAATCCTTGACCTCGCCTGCTTCATTTGCAACAGCACGCGGTGGTGACCAATCTAGTCCACGAAATTATCCGCGCTCAGCAAAGTCGATGCAAGTTTCTCGACACATGGCGTCTCAGGTAAAAAATGAACGTGTGACTGCTGCTTTAGACAAAAGATCGCCGCAATCAACGGACGCCTTGACTGAAGAATCGGATGGGGATAATGGTAGCGTTATTGTTTCTCGCGTCCGGGCCTCGAAAAGAGACATGGTTTCCCCAAGTGTCTATTCCCGGACCACCAGTGGCAATACCCCAACAAGAACTGACAATGCCGATACGAAGGTCCATGACGAACCAGGAACAGCAACCATCTTTACTCCACAGCGGACAATATACAGCTCACCCAATCGTGCCTATTGGGCTTCGTCTCCCCCACCTCAGGTGAATCCCAGTGCGGACTGGCAGCGGTGGATGAGCTCGCAGATCGAAAGAATTGAGCAGGCAAGCCCCACAAGGGAACATATCAGAGAGTATGCACAATACCAGGACGATGATGAGTACTTTACCAGCATAGCTCGACGAGCTCCTATCGCTATCTCCGCTCCCGCTTCATCAACTCTACTAAAGGTTCCAGACAGCCAGAATATCACCGAGCGCCAAGCTTCGGCTGAGAACAAAGTCCCGTCACAGAGCAATTTCTCCCGTCCATTAATCCAGCCTTCCGGCATGCGAACCACCATGCCACTGCAGATAACTAAGTCGGAAAATAAGGTGCAGGCTCACGCCAACTCATTAGCTGTGGAGACTGCTGCTCAGTCTGGTGAAAATGTTTCACCTAAACCCATTGCTTATCATCAAGAACCGTCGCCAATTCGACTGAGGTCCGGGAACATGCAGCCACCAGAGTCCCCGACCCCGAAGGGAGTGGGGGCAAAGCGATCCTGGACCAAAGAGCAACAGCGACGACGCTATTCAGCCAGGCGTGCTCCGATCGCCCAAGATAGCAGGATTAATCACTTCCGGTCCATGCGCACCCAACGAGACAACCGTGCAAGCAATGAGAACGCACGGCAGCAGGATGAGTACACTGACATGGTGGAGAGCTACCAGCAACTTCAAGACATTCAGTCCACGGTCTCTAGCAAGCGTATGGTTGATATGTTCTTGGACAGTCGCCGTCGACAAATGGGCGAagtccctgacaacgataCAACCACTGAGGCCTTTCTTTGAACGTGAGAAAGAACTCTTTCTTCTATTGGAATAACTCGTGGGgcatttcccttttttttttggctctgtCTTATTCTTTCGAAGACCTTGACAATTCATTCGCTCATTCATCTATCACTTTGGGGACTTGCATACTAAAGCTCCAGGTTGGAGTTGGGTAGTATGTTTACCTGATGTGGAAGTATGGAAAGCAGCCATTATTATCTTTTATTATTTGCGCctaatccaaaaaaaaaaaaagcttgtTAAGATATTCATTCCACCTAGAAGAAAATGGTTGTCAACTgatgcaaaaaaagaaaaaagaaaaaagaaatctctccctcggggaatcgaaccccggtCTCCCGCGCTTATCGGTGTTAATGACAAGCGGAAATCATCACCACTAGACCAAGGAAGATGCGATGGTCGAGTTGCTGCTCGACCACTCGACGGATTGATGAAAAGTCTGAGAATCATTAATTTTATGAATGATGACTTGGTGTCATAAAGCAGTCAAATTCCAATATTCAACCATT
Above is a window of Penicillium digitatum chromosome 2, complete sequence DNA encoding:
- a CDS encoding RNA 3'-terminal phosphate cyclase, putative, with product MAALRSTSSKLNHVHLNGQTLEGGGQLVRIAIGLSALTGRPVSIDHVRGNREGKKGLKRSHAASVKLLVEISSSKVSGGEVGSQSLSFFPQSTRSKSGPLLDLSEVNVKSEYDIKLTTAGAIFLVFQAIYPYLLHVGSQAAGPFITVSITGGTNATYSPSYDYAAQVMVPNFSKLGLPPLSIILHKRGWTTGPVDLGAVTFLIHTLGYRHNPDDPTQTNESFKEDRTAEPQCSFPRISIMDHNRGKITQIDITVLAPDQPTLNADQEEGTGSTVRQFIEQLTQHALRCEMRKMDPSIFAQRSNLPLSGGDSHSKSPAKDTPVPIKIHTTEATNHRSHVYILFVAHTSSGFRIGYDILSSTGGDRLLKPKEKGKQKQQPARDSQRDSQNNVAFSAAADLVRRCVKGFIEEISNESPYANPDQKPTSIVK